The DNA segment GGAAGACCTGCACGGCCTCGGCCAGTTCGGCGGGTAGGGCACGGATGCCCTCGTAAATGTTGAGCGCGTAGAAAGGCAGGCTGACCACCGTGATGACGAAGAAGACCCGCCACTGTGGCGTGGGGAACCACAGCACGGCGAACAGGATCCAGCTCAGGGCGGGCACCGCCATGAGGATGTAGAGCAACGGGCGGGCGTAAGCGGCCACCCCGCGCAGGGCTCCCATCAGGATGCCCAGCGACGAACCCACCACGAACGCCGCCAGCATCCCCTGTCCCAGACGGCCCAGGGTAGCCAAGATGTGCGGCCATTCCCGCACCAGGACCTCCCCGAGCGCCGCCGCGATACGGAGAAGCGGGGGCAGGATGAACTCCGGCGTGTAGCGGCTTGCCACGTGGAGCGCAAGGAGCACGGCGCCCACCGTGATCGCCGTCTGGAGGCGCCCGGCCACTGCTTTGCGCTCAGATCTCGGCCAGGAACTCATCAGGAATCTCCCGGTCGAGGAAACCCAGGCTTTGCAGCATCCGGAAGTGGTCCTCCAGCGAGCGCTTCACGTCCGGATCCCGCACCGGGCGCACCGAGTAGACCAGCCGCCCTTCCCGGATGGTCTCGAGGACGGCCTCCTTGGGAAGCTCGGTGCGCCGGGCGACCAGTTGCACCGCTTCCTCCGGGTGGGCGTGCAGGAACTCCGCCGCCTCGGCGTACGCCTGCACCACATGAGCAGCAAGCCCCCGTTGACGGGCCAGGAACGTCTCGTGAGCCGCCAGCACTACCTGGAAGAGGTTACGCCCGGTGCGCTGCCGGTACTACCGGTCGGTCTCGAATAACAGGCGCAGACCGGGATTGGCCTGAAGCGTCACCGTGACCGCCGGTTCCCAGGAGAGCGCGGCGTCAGCCCGCCCGGCCAGCAGGAAGGTGAGAGCGGCCGTCGGAGACGGGGCGCTGATGACCTGAGCGTCCCGCTCGAGGTCAAGGCCGTGGTACTCCCTCAAAAGCGCCCGGGCGAGCAGGTAGCGGCCCGAGGTGAGGGGCGCCACGATGGTCTTGCCCTTGAGGTCGGCGACGCTCCGGATCGAGGGGTCTCGTACCACGATCTCCGATCCGTTGACGGTCATCGTCGAGAGGAGCCGGATGGGTGCTCCCCGCAGGAACCGCACGGCGTAAGTCTCGGTGATGCCGATCTCCACGTCGAACTGCCCCTTGATGAAGTCGGCGTAGTAGGCGTCAAGGGAGTTGTACGGGGCAGAGGACTCGAACCGGAACCCGTGTGCCCGGTCGAAGCCCTTGGCTTCAGCCAGCGCCTGAATGACGGCGGTCACCCCGGACGCCAGCACGGGCGCCCGGACGACCGGCAGGGACTGGGCGGACACCTGGCCAGATGAAGC comes from the Bacillota bacterium genome and includes:
- a CDS encoding ABC transporter permease subunit — encoded protein: MSSWPRSERKAVAGRLQTAITVGAVLLALHVASRYTPEFILPPLLRIAAALGEVLVREWPHILATLGRLGQGMLAAFVVGSSLGILMGALRGVAAYARPLLYILMAVPALSWILFAVLWFPTPQWRVFFVITVVSLPFYALNIYEGIRALPAELAEAVQVFRPSHWQMLRILVIPHVVPYVMMTTRSVVGYAIRMTTFAELIGSAVGIGARLNNAQAMFRIDAVFAWTFVLVGLNFALQGLLDAADRRLLRWRPEGVIR
- a CDS encoding PhnD/SsuA/transferrin family substrate-binding protein, whose amino-acid sequence is MLKSVLLPARACVFVTIILAAAPWIQASSGQVSAQSLPVVRAPVLASGVTAVIQALAEAKGFDRAHGFRFESSAPYNSLDAYYADFIKGQFDVEIGITETYAVRFLRGAPIRLLSTMTVNGSEIVVRDPSIRSVADLKGKTIVAPLTSGRYLLARALLREYHGLDLERDAQVISAPSPTAALTFLLAGRADAALSWEPAVTVTLQANPGLRLLFETDR